From one Cyanobacterium stanieri PCC 7202 genomic stretch:
- a CDS encoding Undecaprenyl-diphosphatase (PFAM: Bacitracin resistance protein BacA~TIGRFAM: undecaprenyl-diphosphatase UppP~COGs: COG1968 Uncharacterized bacitracin resistance protein~InterPro IPR003824~KEGG: tkm:TK90_1065 bacitracin resistance protein BacA~PFAM: Bacitracin resistance protein BacA~SPTR: Undecaprenyl-diphosphatase): MSIFESILLGIIQGIFMFFPVSSTSHLVLTQHWLIERGSSIPAPESPEMIFFDLIVHVGTLVSIAVVFRKSLGRFLFRVWQDVISVINNPKSFPRKPLTFKLFVKENPSLSKIKQDRRDEKLYLRLALLGMLSVFVTGLIGFPLKSVFKEVFATPGAIAVTLSITGILLWYTDMKLKQPRGLRKIDPFVATIIGIGQGLALIPGLSRSGMTISFALFVGLKRQWAAEYSFFIAFPTILGATLLQLIEISQADTINLNLLPLTIGFIVSAIVGVFALQIVLNFLYRAKFRYFSFYLWILAIIVAFGMGSN; this comes from the coding sequence ATGAGCATATTTGAATCAATATTATTGGGAATCATTCAGGGAATTTTTATGTTTTTTCCTGTTAGTTCAACCAGTCACCTTGTTTTAACTCAACATTGGTTGATTGAAAGGGGTTCTAGTATTCCTGCCCCAGAAAGTCCTGAAATGATTTTTTTTGATTTAATTGTTCATGTGGGTACTCTTGTTTCTATTGCGGTGGTTTTTCGCAAAAGTTTGGGTCGTTTTCTTTTTCGGGTTTGGCAGGATGTTATCAGTGTAATTAATAATCCTAAATCTTTTCCCCGTAAACCTTTAACGTTTAAATTGTTTGTCAAGGAAAATCCTTCTTTGAGCAAAATAAAACAGGATAGAAGGGATGAAAAACTTTATTTACGTTTAGCATTATTGGGAATGTTGTCAGTTTTTGTGACGGGCTTGATTGGTTTTCCTCTCAAGTCGGTTTTTAAAGAAGTTTTTGCTACTCCTGGGGCGATCGCCGTTACCCTAAGTATTACAGGAATATTGCTATGGTACACAGATATGAAACTAAAGCAACCGAGGGGATTAAGAAAAATAGATCCCTTTGTTGCCACCATCATCGGTATTGGGCAAGGATTAGCCCTTATTCCGGGCTTAAGCCGTAGTGGTATGACCATCTCATTTGCCCTGTTTGTGGGCTTAAAACGGCAATGGGCAGCCGAATACAGCTTTTTTATTGCTTTTCCCACCATTTTAGGAGCTACCCTACTTCAACTGATTGAAATATCCCAAGCAGATACCATTAACCTAAATCTTTTACCCCTTACCATCGGCTTTATAGTCTCCGCCATCGTCGGTGTATTCGCCTTACAAATCGTTCTCAACTTTCTCTATCGAGCAAAATTCCGTTATTTTTCCTTTTATCTTTGGATACTCGCCATCATCGTCGCCTTTGGTATGGGAAGCAATTAA
- a CDS encoding hypothetical protein (KEGG: cyt:cce_1477 hypothetical protein~SPTR: Putative uncharacterized protein) → MNIQNQFNKNNSSTQAPKQIEEITLTIGIKNLSPNMVSAEFLQMSGITPGDWEVAQQPIVTPNGSQITYKSGVKIIVQPGVINFVEGLGTKSISDLSFAKVAIRYIEKFSNAEYQGLSIAPKIIAPLSGDETAGKRFINEQLLKTGGWSHFQGMEPQAAVNLFYQLQGYTLAVNINPARLQQANNMVIPAVLFAGNFTYRFDGLQGGVSTLQGLMDRINGWEDNLNTFRVLVNEQFLHQAISYPQSLFN, encoded by the coding sequence ATGAACATACAAAATCAATTTAACAAGAATAATTCATCTACACAGGCACCAAAGCAAATTGAGGAAATAACCTTAACTATTGGAATCAAAAATTTGAGTCCTAATATGGTGAGTGCTGAGTTTTTACAAATGAGTGGAATTACTCCGGGGGATTGGGAAGTGGCTCAACAACCCATTGTTACCCCTAATGGTTCCCAGATTACTTATAAGAGTGGTGTAAAAATTATTGTTCAACCGGGAGTGATTAATTTTGTTGAAGGTTTGGGTACAAAAAGCATTAGTGATTTAAGTTTTGCCAAGGTTGCTATTCGTTATATTGAGAAGTTTTCCAATGCGGAGTATCAAGGTTTAAGTATTGCTCCTAAAATAATTGCTCCTTTATCTGGAGATGAGACAGCAGGAAAAAGGTTTATTAATGAACAGTTGTTAAAAACTGGTGGTTGGTCACATTTTCAGGGCATGGAGCCTCAAGCGGCGGTCAATTTATTCTATCAGTTACAGGGTTACACTTTGGCGGTTAATATTAATCCCGCTCGACTACAACAAGCTAATAATATGGTCATTCCTGCGGTTTTGTTTGCGGGAAATTTCACTTATAGATTTGATGGACTTCAGGGGGGAGTGAGTACCTTACAAGGTTTAATGGATAGGATTAATGGCTGGGAAGATAATTTAAATACTTTTCGGGTATTGGTAAATGAGCAGTTTTTACATCAAGCCATTTCTTATCCCCAAAGTTTATTTAATTAG
- a CDS encoding DEAD/DEAH box helicase domain protein (PFAM: Helicase conserved C-terminal domain; DEAD/DEAH box helicase~COGs: COG0513 Superfamily II DNA and RNA helicase~InterProIPR011545:IPR001650:IPR000629:IPR014021:IPR 014014:IPR014001~KEGG: cyu:UCYN_06480 DNA/RNA helicase, superfamily II~PFAM: DEAD/DEAH box helicase domain protein; helicase domain protein~SMART: DEAD-like helicase ; helicase domain protein~SPTR: ATP-dependent RNA helicase; DeaD) — protein MTTSFASLGLSETLVNQLDNIGFNTPTKIQTLAIPELIAGRDVVGQSQTGTGKTAAYSLPILDKIDKSDKNVQALILAPTRELAQQVAEAFKDLIGRERIFVTTVYGGQSMERQIRFLEKGSHIVVGTPGRIIDLLNRKHLKLDSLRYVVLDEADEMLSMGFIDDVKTILSRTPDTRQTTCFSATMPKEIQLLVKEFMTDAVNVTGEKPQDTPSRIEQVVYMVPRGWSKIKTIQPILEIEDPQSAIIFVRTKRTASELTSKLQEAGQSVDEYHGDLSQQQRERLIQRWRDGKIKVVVATDIAARGLDVSDLTHVFNFDLPDNTETYIHRIGRTGRAGKEGKAIALVEPSDRRLLRQIERRLKQSITVETVPNRSTVEAKRMLKLKEQIQESLSGERLASFLPMVKELNDEYDSSAIAAAVLQILYDQNCPAWLQQDWEVPPPATPKPNIGGKKYGRGGGKYNRGKSGYGGGKPSRKYDRPRVR, from the coding sequence ATGACAACTTCTTTCGCAAGTTTAGGACTTTCAGAAACTCTCGTTAATCAATTAGATAATATTGGTTTTAATACTCCTACTAAAATTCAAACCCTTGCAATCCCTGAACTAATTGCAGGTCGTGATGTGGTGGGACAATCGCAAACTGGGACGGGTAAAACCGCCGCTTATTCTCTACCTATTTTGGACAAAATCGATAAGAGTGACAAAAATGTACAGGCTCTTATCCTCGCTCCTACCAGAGAATTAGCTCAACAGGTGGCCGAAGCCTTTAAGGATTTAATCGGCAGAGAGAGAATTTTTGTAACCACCGTTTATGGTGGTCAGTCCATGGAGCGTCAAATTCGCTTTTTGGAAAAGGGATCCCATATTGTGGTGGGTACTCCCGGACGTATCATTGACCTACTCAATCGTAAACATCTCAAGCTCGATAGCTTACGCTATGTGGTACTAGATGAAGCGGATGAGATGCTCAGTATGGGCTTTATCGATGATGTGAAAACCATCCTCTCCCGTACTCCTGATACTCGTCAAACCACTTGTTTCTCGGCTACCATGCCCAAGGAAATTCAGTTATTGGTTAAAGAGTTCATGACTGATGCGGTAAATGTCACTGGGGAAAAACCTCAAGACACTCCTTCGCGCATCGAACAGGTGGTTTATATGGTGCCTCGGGGTTGGTCAAAAATTAAGACCATTCAGCCTATTTTGGAAATTGAAGATCCCCAGTCGGCGATTATCTTTGTACGCACCAAGCGCACAGCTTCTGAGTTGACTTCTAAGTTACAAGAAGCCGGGCAAAGTGTGGATGAGTACCATGGTGATTTGAGCCAACAACAACGGGAGCGTTTAATCCAACGTTGGCGTGATGGCAAAATTAAGGTGGTAGTGGCGACGGATATTGCGGCCCGTGGTTTGGATGTGTCGGATCTTACCCATGTTTTTAACTTTGATTTACCTGATAATACCGAGACTTATATTCACCGTATTGGACGTACGGGAAGGGCTGGTAAGGAAGGGAAAGCCATTGCTTTGGTGGAACCGAGCGATCGCCGCTTATTACGTCAAATTGAGCGTCGTTTAAAACAATCTATTACTGTGGAAACGGTGCCTAATCGTTCTACCGTAGAAGCCAAAAGAATGCTCAAACTCAAGGAGCAAATCCAAGAGTCTCTTAGTGGTGAGCGTTTAGCCTCTTTCCTTCCTATGGTAAAAGAGTTAAATGATGAGTACGATTCCAGTGCGATCGCAGCGGCAGTGTTACAGATTCTTTATGATCAAAACTGTCCTGCATGGTTACAGCAAGATTGGGAAGTTCCCCCCCCTGCTACTCCTAAGCCCAATATCGGCGGTAAAAAATACGGTCGTGGCGGCGGAAAATATAACCGTGGTAAATCTGGTTATGGTGGTGGTAAACCCAGTCGTAAATACGATCGCCCCCGGGTAAGATAA
- a CDS encoding SSU ribosomal protein S12P methylthiotransferase (PFAM: TRAM domain; Radical SAM superfamily; Uncharacterized protein family UPF0004~TIGRFAM: ribosomal protein S12 methylthiotransferase RimO; radical SAM methylthiotransferase, MiaB/RimO family~COGs: COG0621 2-methylthioadenine synthetase~InterProIPR013848:IPR007197:IPR005840:IPR020612:IPR 002792:IPR005839:IPR006638~KEGG: cyh:Cyan8802_4336 MiaB-like tRNA modifying enzyme YliG~PFAM: protein of unknown function UPF0004 ; Radical SAM domain protein~SMART: Elongator protein 3/MiaB/NifB~SPTR: MiaB-like tRNA modifying enzyme YliG;~TIGRFAM: MiaB-like tRNA modifying enzyme YliG; RNA modification enzyme, MiaB family) — translation MGNKPTIAVSHLGCEKNRIDSEHMLGLLAQSGYQIDNTEELADYVIVNTCSFIESARQESVRTLVELAENNKKIIISGCMAQHFQEELLAELPEAVALVGTGDYQNIVDVIQRVEKGERVTAVSAQPTYIADENIPRYRTTTEGVAYLRVAEGCDYSCAFCIIPHLRGKQRSRTIESIVNEAKQLADQGVQELILISQITTNYGVDIYGEPKLAELLRALGKVDIPWIRIHYAYPTGLTDKVIEAIRETPNVLPYLDLPLQHSDPDILKAMNRPWQGQVNDRIIEQIKIALPEAVMRTTFIVGFPGETQQNFKHLLQFVKRHQFDHVGVFTFSPEEGTKAYNLGDQVPEEVKIARRNELMEIQQPIAAARNEAEIGKVVPVLIEQENPATGELIGRSPRFAPEVDGIVYVGGEANLGSITSVRITDADVYDLYGEIEIS, via the coding sequence ATGGGCAATAAGCCAACCATCGCCGTCTCTCATTTAGGATGTGAAAAAAATCGTATTGATTCTGAGCACATGCTCGGTTTGTTAGCACAATCAGGCTATCAAATTGATAATACGGAAGAATTAGCAGATTACGTCATTGTAAATACTTGTAGTTTTATTGAATCTGCCAGACAAGAATCTGTCAGAACCTTAGTAGAATTAGCAGAAAATAATAAAAAAATTATTATCTCTGGTTGTATGGCGCAGCACTTCCAAGAGGAGTTATTAGCTGAATTACCAGAAGCTGTGGCATTGGTAGGCACAGGAGATTATCAAAATATTGTTGATGTCATTCAAAGAGTGGAAAAAGGAGAAAGAGTAACCGCTGTTTCTGCCCAACCCACCTACATCGCCGATGAAAATATACCTCGTTATCGCACCACCACCGAAGGAGTTGCCTATTTACGGGTAGCCGAAGGTTGTGACTATAGTTGTGCTTTTTGCATTATCCCCCATCTCAGGGGCAAACAAAGATCAAGAACCATTGAATCTATTGTTAACGAAGCCAAGCAATTGGCGGATCAAGGGGTTCAAGAATTAATATTGATCTCCCAGATTACTACTAATTATGGCGTTGACATTTACGGTGAACCCAAATTAGCAGAATTATTAAGGGCTTTGGGTAAAGTTGATATTCCTTGGATTCGCATTCATTATGCCTATCCCACAGGATTGACGGATAAAGTAATTGAAGCTATCCGAGAAACTCCCAACGTTCTACCCTATTTGGATTTACCCCTACAACATTCTGATCCAGATATTTTAAAAGCTATGAACCGCCCTTGGCAGGGTCAGGTAAACGATCGCATCATAGAACAAATCAAGATCGCCCTCCCCGAAGCAGTAATGCGCACGACATTTATTGTCGGATTTCCGGGAGAAACGCAACAAAACTTCAAACATTTGTTACAATTTGTAAAAAGGCATCAATTTGATCATGTGGGAGTGTTTACATTTTCCCCCGAAGAAGGAACCAAAGCCTATAACTTAGGTGATCAAGTTCCCGAAGAGGTGAAAATTGCTCGTAGAAATGAATTAATGGAAATACAACAGCCCATTGCGGCGGCAAGAAATGAAGCCGAAATAGGTAAAGTAGTTCCTGTATTGATTGAGCAAGAAAACCCTGCCACTGGAGAATTAATCGGTCGTTCTCCTCGCTTTGCCCCCGAAGTAGATGGTATCGTCTATGTCGGTGGTGAGGCCAACCTAGGTTCAATAACATCAGTCAGAATTACTGATGCCGATGTCTATGATCTCTATGGTGAAATTGAAATAAGTTAG
- a CDS encoding circadian clock protein KaiC (PFAM: KaiC~TIGRFAM: circadian clock protein KaiC~COGs: COG0467 RecA-superfamily ATPase implicated in signal transduction~InterPro IPR014774:IPR010624:IPR013503~KEGG: cyh:Cyan8802_4293 putative circadian clock protein, KaiC~PFAM: Circadian clock protein KaiC central region~PRIAM: Non-specific serine/threonine protein kinase~SPTR: Putative circadian clock protein, KaiC;~TIGRFAM: circadian clock protein KaiC) — translation MTKDFISEERKEELRAKGVKKRRTMIEGFDEISHGGLPIARTTLVSGTSGTGKTLLAIQFLYHGIKHFDCPGLFITFEESPNDIIQNAYSFGWDLQSLIDQGKLFILDASPDPEGQEVVGNFDLSALIERIQYAVNKYKAKLVSIDSVTAVFQQYDAASVVRREIFRLVARLKHLEVTSIMTTERIDEYGPVARFGVEEFVSDNVVIVRNVLEGERRRRTIEILKLRGTTHMKGEYPFTITGDGINIFPLGAMQLTQRSSNARSSSGIKTLDEMCGGGFFKDSIILATGATGTGKTLLVSKFLEEGCRQGERAILFAYEESRAQLSRNASSWGIDFEDMERKGLLKLLCSYPESAGLEDHLQMIKSEIAEFKPSRIAIDSLSALARGVTNNAFRQFVIGVTGYAKQEEITGFFTNTTDQFMGAHSITESHISTITDTILMLQYVEIRGEMSRAINVFKMRGSWHDKGIREYSISKEGPNIKDSFRNYERIISGSPSRISVDEKSELSRIVKGVKDKTQD, via the coding sequence ATGACTAAAGATTTTATTAGTGAAGAAAGAAAAGAAGAATTAAGAGCAAAAGGGGTCAAAAAAAGACGCACCATGATAGAAGGTTTTGACGAAATCAGCCATGGTGGATTGCCCATTGCCAGAACTACTTTAGTCAGCGGTACATCGGGAACAGGTAAAACTCTCTTAGCAATTCAATTTTTATATCACGGTATTAAACATTTTGATTGTCCCGGTTTATTTATTACTTTTGAAGAATCCCCCAATGATATTATCCAAAATGCCTATAGTTTTGGTTGGGATTTACAAAGTTTAATTGATCAGGGAAAACTGTTTATCTTAGATGCTTCCCCAGATCCCGAAGGGCAAGAAGTGGTGGGCAATTTTGACTTGTCAGCTTTGATTGAAAGAATCCAGTATGCCGTCAACAAATATAAGGCGAAATTAGTTTCTATCGATTCTGTCACTGCGGTTTTCCAACAGTATGATGCGGCTTCGGTGGTGCGTAGGGAGATTTTTCGCCTAGTGGCAAGACTAAAACACCTAGAGGTGACATCTATCATGACCACCGAAAGGATTGATGAATATGGCCCTGTGGCTAGGTTTGGGGTGGAGGAGTTTGTGTCTGATAATGTGGTAATTGTGCGTAACGTTTTGGAAGGGGAAAGAAGAAGGCGAACCATTGAGATACTCAAGTTACGAGGTACTACCCACATGAAAGGGGAATATCCTTTTACTATTACAGGGGATGGTATCAATATCTTTCCTCTGGGTGCTATGCAACTTACTCAGCGCTCGTCCAATGCCCGTAGTTCTTCTGGCATCAAAACCCTTGACGAGATGTGTGGGGGTGGTTTCTTCAAAGATTCTATTATCCTTGCCACTGGTGCCACGGGTACGGGTAAAACTTTGTTGGTCAGTAAGTTTTTAGAAGAAGGTTGTCGTCAGGGAGAAAGGGCGATTTTGTTTGCCTATGAGGAATCGAGGGCGCAGTTATCCCGTAATGCTTCTTCTTGGGGTATTGATTTTGAAGATATGGAGCGTAAGGGTTTATTAAAGCTATTATGTTCTTATCCTGAGTCCGCTGGTTTAGAAGATCATTTACAGATGATTAAGTCAGAGATTGCCGAGTTTAAACCAAGTCGCATTGCGATCGATTCTTTGTCGGCTTTGGCGAGGGGAGTTACTAATAATGCTTTCCGCCAATTCGTTATCGGGGTGACAGGATATGCAAAACAGGAAGAAATCACTGGTTTCTTTACCAATACGACGGATCAGTTTATGGGTGCCCATTCCATTACCGAATCCCATATTTCCACAATTACCGACACTATTTTAATGTTGCAGTATGTAGAAATTAGGGGTGAAATGTCGAGGGCGATTAATGTCTTTAAAATGCGTGGTTCTTGGCATGATAAGGGCATTAGGGAATATAGCATTAGCAAGGAAGGGCCTAATATTAAGGATTCTTTCCGTAATTATGAGCGGATTATCAGTGGTTCACCTAGTCGGATTAGTGTGGACGAAAAGAGTGAGTTGTCCCGTATTGTTAAGGGGGTAAAGGATAAAACTCAAGATTAA
- a CDS encoding hypothetical protein (KEGG: cyt:cce_0904 hypothetical protein~SPTR: Putative uncharacterized protein): protein MSPRKLSEGDRTEILDLYRNTDATSSTLADRYGVSNSTVSRFLKNSLSQEEYDSLIQQKRLARSNSKNKKANSSIAQSEKPTPKKTKSSSKDQKIEESADTTQNETTSSNETTSTSEEIENPIEKPILKQKESVNVTSPEPLEEEDIDDEDDQQDLESVNTVKEMFGEEIVDEDDEEEFDDEDEDYEDYDEINAKPQIKVQELTVLPLSQAKFNRNCYLAIDRTAELMTRPLKDFAELGKIPQEEVNQKTLPIFDNHRVAKRFCDRRGKVIKLPDTKIIEKTAPCLKSKGITRILMNGKVFNINGNN from the coding sequence ATGAGTCCCAGAAAACTATCTGAAGGCGATCGCACGGAAATCTTAGATTTGTACCGTAATACGGATGCAACATCATCTACTTTGGCAGATCGCTATGGGGTGAGTAATTCCACTGTCAGCCGTTTCCTAAAAAATAGTTTATCCCAAGAAGAATACGACTCCCTGATTCAACAAAAACGCCTTGCCCGTAGCAACTCCAAGAATAAAAAAGCTAATTCTAGCATCGCTCAATCAGAGAAGCCAACTCCCAAAAAAACCAAGTCTTCTAGCAAGGATCAAAAAATAGAAGAGTCAGCAGATACAACGCAAAATGAAACCACTTCTAGCAATGAAACCACTTCTACCTCTGAGGAGATAGAAAATCCTATCGAAAAACCAATTTTAAAACAAAAGGAGAGCGTTAATGTTACTTCCCCTGAACCATTGGAGGAGGAAGACATCGATGATGAAGATGACCAACAAGATTTAGAATCCGTTAACACGGTTAAAGAAATGTTTGGGGAGGAAATCGTTGATGAGGATGACGAAGAAGAATTCGATGATGAGGATGAAGATTATGAAGATTATGATGAAATCAATGCTAAACCTCAGATTAAAGTACAAGAGTTAACTGTTTTACCCCTTTCCCAAGCTAAATTTAATCGTAACTGTTATTTAGCTATCGATCGCACCGCCGAATTAATGACACGCCCTCTCAAAGATTTTGCTGAATTAGGAAAAATACCCCAAGAGGAAGTTAATCAAAAAACCCTGCCTATTTTTGATAATCATCGTGTTGCCAAGAGATTTTGCGATCGCCGTGGTAAGGTAATAAAATTACCCGATACAAAAATAATTGAAAAAACTGCCCCTTGCCTAAAATCTAAAGGTATTACCAGAATATTAATGAATGGGAAAGTCTTTAATATCAACGGTAATAACTAA
- a CDS encoding hypothetical protein (PFAM: TM2 domain~KEGG: ava:Ava_4957 TM2~SPTR: TM2), with translation MNNVPTSYLFWLFWLAGCAGIHRIYNKKYVSGLFWLCTWGVFGIGQLLDLFLIPDMVEEHNWKMQRRLGMTPQPNYLAGGFHAPNQIYTPSVHPPVMEVNQGKSEEMKQRLSDEDIMVRLAQTASNHNGRLSVTRAVIDTGMTFEQVERGLQIMLEKGYIVMDNDPVKGHIVYDFMDIS, from the coding sequence ATGAATAATGTTCCTACCAGTTATCTATTTTGGTTATTTTGGTTAGCTGGTTGTGCTGGAATACATCGTATCTACAATAAAAAGTATGTAAGTGGGCTATTTTGGTTATGTACTTGGGGTGTTTTTGGTATTGGACAGTTATTGGATTTATTTTTGATTCCCGATATGGTAGAGGAACATAATTGGAAGATGCAACGACGTTTGGGTATGACTCCACAACCCAATTATTTGGCAGGAGGTTTCCATGCACCAAATCAAATCTATACTCCCTCAGTACATCCCCCTGTGATGGAAGTCAATCAGGGTAAATCTGAAGAAATGAAACAACGCTTGTCGGATGAAGATATTATGGTCAGATTAGCTCAAACTGCCAGTAATCATAACGGTAGGTTATCAGTGACTAGGGCTGTCATTGACACGGGTATGACTTTTGAGCAGGTGGAAAGAGGTTTACAGATAATGTTGGAGAAAGGTTATATTGTGATGGATAATGATCCTGTTAAGGGTCATATTGTCTATGACTTTATGGATATTTCTTAG